In Palaemon carinicauda isolate YSFRI2023 chromosome 28, ASM3689809v2, whole genome shotgun sequence, a single genomic region encodes these proteins:
- the LOC137621716 gene encoding protein FAM200B-like, whose translation MMDVLNVAINVVNFIKAGALNSRLFKLLCKDMESEQGALPFHTKVRWLLKGKMLRRLYELREKVAIFLDFQSEGFQITLAYLVDIFEALNPANLKLQVKSINIIRHHDTIGAFMAKLYLWKCRVQQGNAASFRNLDSTLADSNLDSELKQQIITHLSDLKAEFIRYFIRNPL comes from the coding sequence ATGATGGATGTCTTGAATGTGGCTATCAATGTAGTCAACTTCATCAAAGCTGGAGCCTTAAACAGCCGTCTCTTCAAACTCCTGTGTAAGGATATGGAATCCGAACAGGGAGCCTTGCCTTTTCACACGAAAGTACGATGGCTATTAAAAGGGAAAATGCTTAGACGGCTTTATGAGCTACGAGAAAAAGTAGCAATATTTCTAGATTTCCAATCTGAAGGCTTTCAGATAACTCTAGCTTACCTGGTCGATATTTTTGAAGCATTGAATCCTGCGAACCTCAAACTACAAGTGAAAAGCATCAACATCATCAGGCACCATGACACCATTGGAGCCTTCATGGCCAAACTCTACCTCTGGAAATGTCGGGTTCAGCAGGGAAATGCAGCCAGTTTTAGGAATTTGGATTCTACTCTTGCTGACAGTAACCTCGACTCTGAGTTAAAGCAACAAATAATCACTCATCTAAGTGACTTGAAAGCAGAATTCATCAGATACTTCATCAGGAACCCATTATAA